A region of Desulfolithobacter dissulfuricans DNA encodes the following proteins:
- a CDS encoding FAD-dependent oxidoreductase, whose protein sequence is MSRLSGSVLIVGGGIAGVQAALDLADSGFRVHLVERSPAIGGTMSQLDKTFPTNDCSACILSPKLVECGRHLNINLLTLSELTGLVGEPGHFTATVVQQPRYVDPDRCIACGRCAEVCPKSAKSGFNLGLNRRKAAYLQYPQAVPLKYVLDPEACIYLKKPGRCGFCARECPADAINFDDHPRTHHLEVGSVILSPGFKPFDPGVLDFTGYGRLDNVVTSMEFERLLSPSGPTMGQLKRPSDGSEPRRIAWLQCVGSRDNNRACHGYCSSVCCMYAIKQAVIAREHAAGKLESAIFFMDMRTHGKEFEHYYQRARVSGADFHRARIHTVHPAGNGNLRLHWADEQGKLHDRDFDLVVLSVGLEMDPRVVALAGDLGVELDRDNFIATTDFSPLATSRPGVYVCGAAAEPKDIPQSVMEASGAALEVQRDLSAARWTETRQPQYPEERDVFAEPPRIGVFVCSCGINIASVVDVAAVTEYAATLPGVVYSHNNLFSCSQDTIDQMASTIRDQRLNRVVVASCSPRTHEDLFQETLQEAGINRYLFEMANIRDQDSWVHQNQPGAATEKAKDLVRMAVARVRYRQPLPENRVAVNKSVLVVGAGVAGLTAALSLADQGYPVTLVERDLRPGGQAWSLFRTWQGSRIHPWLESLCARAENHPDITLKTGTEVVEASGSVGRFKTTLADGQVLEHGVTVLATGGEPYQPTEYLYGRHPRVHTLLEMDRKIMDEPEQIAGVSQAVFIHCVGSRVAERTWCSRVCCTHAIDQALKLRELRPEMDIIMLYRDIRTYGQREHLYQEARAAGIVFVRYDLDHLPRVDESEGTLQVVVRDPILGREILLHPDLLILATAVVPREQTGAVAKLYKCAVNGDGFLLEAHMKLRPVDFATDGVFLAGLCHYPKPVDETIVQAKAAAARAGRILAHDAVPAESLTAEVQAGKCVGCGLCVQVCPYAAVILEDDSGQAAVNSGLCKGCGACVAGCRSGAISLKNGDDEQLMAAVEAALS, encoded by the coding sequence ATGAGCAGACTGTCCGGTTCGGTTCTCATTGTCGGCGGAGGCATCGCCGGGGTGCAGGCGGCACTGGATCTGGCTGATTCCGGTTTCCGGGTCCACCTGGTGGAGCGCTCGCCCGCCATCGGCGGGACCATGTCCCAGCTGGACAAGACCTTTCCCACCAACGACTGCTCGGCCTGCATCCTTTCCCCGAAGCTGGTGGAGTGCGGTCGCCATCTCAATATCAATCTGCTGACGCTCTCCGAGTTGACCGGACTGGTCGGTGAGCCTGGACATTTCACGGCCACCGTGGTTCAGCAGCCGCGCTACGTGGATCCGGACAGGTGTATTGCCTGCGGCCGCTGCGCCGAGGTCTGTCCCAAAAGCGCCAAGTCCGGCTTCAACCTGGGTCTGAACCGGCGCAAGGCTGCCTACCTGCAGTACCCGCAGGCCGTACCGCTTAAGTATGTCCTGGATCCCGAGGCCTGCATCTATCTGAAAAAACCCGGCCGCTGCGGGTTTTGCGCCCGGGAGTGTCCGGCCGACGCCATCAACTTCGACGACCATCCCAGAACCCACCATCTGGAGGTGGGCTCGGTGATCCTGAGTCCCGGTTTCAAGCCCTTTGATCCCGGGGTGCTGGACTTCACCGGCTATGGCCGGCTGGACAACGTGGTCACCTCCATGGAGTTCGAGCGGCTTCTCAGCCCCTCCGGCCCCACCATGGGGCAGCTCAAACGGCCTTCGGACGGGAGCGAACCCCGTCGGATCGCCTGGCTGCAATGTGTGGGCTCCCGGGATAACAACCGGGCCTGCCACGGGTACTGTTCGTCGGTCTGCTGCATGTATGCTATCAAACAGGCGGTCATAGCCCGGGAGCACGCGGCCGGGAAGCTGGAGAGCGCCATCTTCTTCATGGACATGCGGACCCACGGCAAGGAGTTCGAGCACTATTACCAGCGGGCCAGGGTAAGCGGCGCAGACTTTCACCGGGCGCGGATCCACACCGTGCATCCGGCCGGAAACGGTAACCTCAGGTTGCACTGGGCCGATGAACAGGGGAAGCTCCACGACCGGGACTTTGACCTGGTGGTGCTGTCGGTGGGCCTGGAAATGGATCCGCGGGTGGTGGCCCTGGCCGGAGATCTCGGGGTCGAACTTGACCGCGATAATTTCATCGCCACCACGGATTTTTCCCCGCTGGCCACCAGCAGGCCCGGGGTGTATGTCTGCGGTGCGGCCGCCGAACCCAAGGATATTCCCCAGTCGGTCATGGAGGCCAGCGGCGCTGCCCTGGAGGTACAGCGTGATTTGAGCGCTGCCCGCTGGACCGAGACCAGGCAGCCGCAGTATCCCGAGGAACGCGACGTCTTTGCCGAACCGCCGCGGATCGGAGTCTTTGTCTGTTCCTGTGGGATCAACATCGCCTCGGTGGTGGATGTGGCCGCGGTGACCGAGTATGCCGCCACCCTGCCCGGGGTGGTCTACAGTCACAACAATCTTTTTTCCTGTTCCCAGGATACCATCGACCAGATGGCCTCCACCATCCGCGACCAGCGACTTAACCGGGTGGTGGTGGCCTCCTGTTCGCCCCGAACCCACGAGGATCTGTTCCAGGAAACCCTGCAGGAGGCCGGTATCAATCGGTACCTCTTCGAGATGGCCAATATCCGCGACCAGGATTCCTGGGTCCATCAGAACCAGCCCGGGGCGGCGACCGAGAAGGCCAAGGATCTGGTGCGCATGGCCGTGGCCCGGGTGCGGTACCGGCAGCCGTTGCCGGAAAACCGGGTGGCGGTAAACAAGTCCGTTCTGGTGGTCGGGGCCGGAGTCGCCGGCCTGACAGCGGCTCTTTCCCTCGCCGATCAGGGCTACCCGGTGACCCTGGTGGAACGGGACTTGCGACCTGGAGGGCAGGCATGGTCGCTGTTTCGGACCTGGCAGGGCAGCCGGATCCATCCCTGGCTGGAATCCCTGTGCGCCCGGGCGGAGAACCACCCGGATATTACCCTGAAAACCGGGACAGAGGTGGTTGAGGCCTCTGGCAGTGTGGGTCGGTTCAAGACCACGCTTGCCGATGGCCAGGTTCTGGAACACGGGGTTACCGTGCTGGCCACCGGTGGCGAACCGTATCAGCCCACCGAGTACCTCTACGGCCGCCATCCCCGTGTCCATACCCTGCTGGAAATGGACCGGAAAATCATGGATGAGCCGGAACAGATTGCCGGCGTAAGCCAGGCGGTGTTCATCCACTGTGTCGGTTCCCGGGTTGCGGAGCGGACCTGGTGCAGCCGGGTCTGCTGTACCCATGCCATCGACCAGGCGCTCAAGCTCAGGGAACTCCGGCCGGAGATGGATATCATCATGCTGTACCGCGATATCCGGACCTATGGCCAGCGGGAGCATCTCTACCAGGAGGCCCGGGCGGCGGGCATTGTCTTTGTCCGCTATGACCTTGACCATCTGCCCCGGGTGGATGAGAGTGAGGGAACCCTGCAGGTGGTGGTCCGTGACCCGATCCTGGGTCGGGAAATCCTCCTTCATCCCGATCTGCTGATCCTGGCCACGGCGGTGGTTCCCCGAGAACAGACCGGTGCGGTGGCGAAGCTGTATAAGTGCGCGGTCAATGGGGACGGGTTCCTTCTTGAGGCCCACATGAAGCTCCGGCCGGTCGATTTCGCCACCGACGGTGTTTTTCTGGCCGGGCTCTGTCATTACCCCAAACCGGTGGATGAGACCATTGTCCAGGCCAAGGCCGCCGCGGCCAGGGCCGGGCGGATCCTGGCCCACGACGCGGTGCCGGCCGAATCTCTGACCGCCGAGGTCCAGGCTGGTAAATGCGTGGGGTGCGGGCTCTGTGTTCAGGTTTGTCCCTATGCGGCGGTCATCCTGGAGGATGACTCGGGGCAGGCCGCAGTCAATAGCGGCCTGTGCAAGGGCTGTGGAGCCTGTGTGGCCGGTTGCCGTTCCGGGGCCATTTCCCTCAAAAACGGCGATGACGAGCAGCTCATGGCCGCGGTGGAGGCGGCCCTGTCATAA
- a CDS encoding inorganic phosphate transporter codes for MDILIIGLTALLGLYMAWNIGANDVANSMADAVGSRSISIRNAVIAAGICEFAGAVLVGAQVTNTVRKGIVDPAMLAAIPGISPQDAAVILVIGMSAALLSAAFWLNLSTIYGMPVSTTHSIVGAVAGFGVVAAGWQAVNWSKMGQIVASWFISPLAGGIMAFLIFNYISKSILGKEQPARAAIRHMPYIVFLMTAVVLLATIYKGLKHVIKNIHWLTDSRALALSLGASLVAAVVSYFLIRAKLQGLEEESLGKQLEAVERVFVPLVIISSCSVAFAHGANDVANSVGPLAAIVHVLKTGTIDMKVPVPLWVLALGGMGIVLGLATYGYRVMMTVGTKITEITPSRGVAADIAATATVLACTRLSLPVSTTHTLVGAILGIGLARGLGGINRRIVTSIFGSWLFTVPAAALMSMFFFMVGKALFFETLHTLIAG; via the coding sequence ATGGATATTTTAATTATCGGTCTGACAGCTCTTCTCGGCCTCTACATGGCCTGGAATATCGGTGCCAACGATGTGGCCAATTCCATGGCCGATGCGGTGGGTTCCAGGTCCATCTCCATCCGCAACGCGGTCATTGCCGCCGGAATCTGTGAGTTCGCCGGCGCAGTTCTGGTCGGAGCCCAGGTCACCAATACGGTGCGCAAGGGGATTGTCGATCCGGCCATGCTCGCTGCCATCCCGGGAATCTCGCCCCAGGACGCGGCGGTGATCCTGGTCATCGGCATGTCGGCGGCCCTGCTTTCGGCCGCCTTCTGGCTCAACCTTTCCACCATCTACGGTATGCCCGTTTCCACCACCCATTCCATTGTCGGGGCGGTGGCCGGTTTTGGAGTCGTGGCTGCCGGATGGCAAGCCGTTAACTGGTCCAAGATGGGACAGATAGTCGCCTCGTGGTTTATCTCGCCCCTGGCCGGTGGCATCATGGCCTTTCTTATATTCAACTATATTTCCAAGTCCATTCTCGGCAAGGAACAGCCGGCCAGGGCGGCCATCCGCCACATGCCATATATCGTCTTCCTGATGACCGCCGTGGTTCTGCTGGCCACCATCTACAAGGGGCTCAAGCATGTGATCAAAAACATCCACTGGCTTACCGACAGCCGGGCCCTGGCCCTGTCTCTCGGGGCCTCGCTGGTGGCGGCGGTGGTGTCCTATTTCCTGATCCGCGCCAAGCTCCAGGGCCTGGAAGAGGAGTCTCTGGGCAAACAGCTTGAAGCGGTGGAGCGGGTCTTTGTCCCTCTGGTCATCATCAGTTCCTGCTCGGTGGCCTTTGCCCACGGCGCCAATGACGTGGCCAACTCCGTTGGCCCGCTGGCGGCCATCGTCCATGTCCTGAAAACCGGCACTATTGACATGAAGGTCCCGGTGCCTCTCTGGGTCCTGGCCCTGGGTGGTATGGGGATCGTGCTCGGCCTGGCCACCTATGGTTACCGGGTCATGATGACCGTCGGAACCAAGATCACCGAGATAACCCCGTCCCGTGGTGTGGCCGCCGATATCGCCGCCACGGCCACTGTGCTGGCCTGCACTCGGCTCTCCCTGCCGGTTTCCACCACCCATACCCTGGTCGGGGCGATCCTCGGCATCGGGCTTGCCCGTGGTCTTGGTGGTATCAACCGGCGCATCGTAACCTCCATCTTCGGATCCTGGCTGTTCACGGTGCCTGCGGCCGCTCTCATGTCGATGTTCTTTTTCATGGTGGGCAAGGCCCTCTTTTTCGAAACCCTGCATACCCTCATTGCCGGGTAG
- a CDS encoding 4Fe-4S dicluster domain-containing protein, whose protein sequence is MSAVVDLQQIRARVKEQIRQAVPDIHIDYCLTCGLCASGCPATGLEGLDPRKFLRLLVLGQDEEILATNWIYSCTNCMRCRYACPMGIDVGRIVYQIRGMRPRDQRPRNLQRSCDLQKQSNSTGIPDEDFVWVVGDVLEEVREQEPEWADLQAPIDKKGARFYLNQNAKEPTVEPEEMVPLWKILHEVGIDWTYSSRWWDGANYCLFTGDPEDWEYTVRKQAETVDALGCATYINTE, encoded by the coding sequence ATGAGCGCCGTTGTTGATCTCCAGCAGATACGGGCCAGGGTCAAGGAACAGATCCGCCAGGCCGTACCTGACATTCATATCGATTACTGTCTTACCTGTGGTCTCTGTGCCAGCGGCTGCCCGGCAACCGGGCTGGAGGGACTGGATCCACGGAAATTCCTGCGTCTGCTGGTGCTCGGTCAGGATGAGGAAATCCTTGCCACCAACTGGATCTACTCCTGTACCAACTGCATGCGGTGCCGGTACGCCTGTCCCATGGGCATCGACGTGGGGCGCATCGTCTATCAGATCCGGGGCATGCGTCCCAGGGATCAGCGGCCCCGCAACCTTCAGCGCTCCTGCGATCTCCAGAAACAGTCCAATTCCACCGGGATCCCGGACGAGGATTTTGTCTGGGTGGTGGGCGATGTCCTGGAAGAGGTACGGGAGCAGGAACCGGAATGGGCCGATCTCCAGGCGCCGATCGATAAAAAGGGTGCCCGCTTCTACCTCAACCAGAATGCCAAGGAACCCACGGTGGAACCCGAGGAGATGGTACCGCTGTGGAAGATCCTCCACGAGGTAGGGATCGACTGGACCTACTCGTCCAGGTGGTGGGACGGGGCCAACTACTGTCTGTTCACCGGTGACCCGGAAGACTGGGAATACACGGTCCGCAAACAGGCCGAGACCGTCGACGCCCTGGGGTGCGCCACCTACATAAACACCGAGTGA
- a CDS encoding hydrogenase iron-sulfur subunit, with the protein MTSSSWPRWRRPCHKNCVDETLSFEPKIIAFLCTWCSYAGADLAGISRLQYPPSIRIIKVPCSGRISANLILDAIRSGADGVLVSGCHPGDCHYQSGNYHARRRFVLLKNLLEFVGLESDRLHFTWISASEGEQFAAVVREVTDRVRGLGPATRFVKHLPDGSGK; encoded by the coding sequence ATGACGAGCAGCTCATGGCCGCGGTGGAGGCGGCCCTGTCATAAGAACTGTGTGGATGAAACCTTGAGCTTCGAACCAAAGATAATAGCCTTTCTCTGTACCTGGTGCAGTTATGCCGGCGCCGATCTCGCCGGGATAAGCCGCTTGCAGTATCCGCCAAGTATTCGTATCATCAAGGTGCCCTGTTCGGGTCGGATCAGCGCCAATCTGATCCTTGATGCCATCCGCAGCGGGGCGGACGGTGTGCTGGTTTCTGGCTGTCATCCCGGTGACTGCCATTACCAGTCCGGCAATTATCACGCCCGGCGGCGGTTTGTGCTGCTCAAAAACCTGCTTGAGTTTGTCGGCCTGGAGTCGGATCGACTGCATTTCACCTGGATATCAGCTTCGGAAGGTGAGCAGTTCGCTGCTGTCGTCCGCGAGGTCACCGATCGGGTCCGTGGTCTGGGGCCGGCCACCCGTTTTGTCAAACACCTACCGGATGGATCTGGAAAGTGA
- a CDS encoding heterodisulfide reductase-related iron-sulfur binding cluster — protein sequence MYFATLEGLRRFNIPHKFEFVSIISLYARWIREGRLVVDSSWNTRGLKFTVQDPCKLVRQGLGDPVAEDLRFVVRAVAGEENYVEPWPSKSNNYCCGGGGGALQAGFVANRRAYGRYKFDQLQATGADVVITPCHNCHGQIMDICEHYGGTWQTTHLWNWIVKAMKRKNRGQKG from the coding sequence ATGTACTTTGCGACCCTGGAGGGGTTGCGCCGTTTCAACATTCCCCATAAGTTCGAGTTTGTCTCCATTATCTCCCTCTATGCCCGCTGGATCCGGGAGGGGCGGCTGGTGGTGGATTCTTCCTGGAATACCAGGGGACTCAAGTTCACGGTCCAGGATCCGTGCAAGCTGGTCCGCCAGGGTCTGGGCGACCCGGTGGCCGAGGATCTGCGCTTTGTAGTCCGGGCGGTGGCCGGGGAGGAAAACTACGTCGAACCCTGGCCGAGCAAATCAAATAATTACTGCTGCGGTGGTGGCGGCGGTGCCCTGCAGGCAGGTTTCGTCGCCAACCGGCGGGCCTATGGCCGCTACAAATTCGATCAGCTCCAGGCCACCGGTGCCGATGTGGTGATCACTCCCTGCCACAACTGCCACGGGCAGATTATGGACATCTGCGAGCATTATGGCGGAACGTGGCAGACCACCCATCTCTGGAACTGGATCGTCAAGGCCATGAAACGAAAAAACCGGGGGCAGAAGGGATGA
- a CDS encoding 4Fe-4S dicluster domain-containing protein gives MSLYRASQADLDGLVRRWRRDFDLFAPLDRDHGVVPDWALLTRDRFPELASGLPANSVKRFFFPQPEVLALFSTTDREGSCCQVPADGGRARILLGVRPCDGRSVELNNMVYREDPYYQAARSKTILVGLSCRTRSTTCFCTWTGGSPLGTDGLDILLTELDHGIVLETLTRRGEELLAGAGLPAAGDDERERLEQLRRQEAGLGGAVENPAAVLGEKPLMALYEAPFWDQVAQPCLNCGICTFLCPTCYCFDIQDEVMHGSGHRIRYWDSCMFPLFTLHASGHNPRGQKVQRVRNRFLHKLKYFPDRFGPLSCVGCGRCIRECPVNIDIRGVLRDLLAVE, from the coding sequence GTGTCTTTGTACCGGGCAAGTCAGGCGGACCTGGATGGTCTGGTCCGGCGGTGGCGGCGGGATTTTGATCTCTTTGCGCCCCTGGACAGGGACCATGGAGTGGTCCCGGACTGGGCCCTGCTGACCCGGGACAGGTTTCCGGAGCTGGCTTCGGGACTGCCGGCGAACAGTGTCAAACGGTTCTTTTTCCCCCAGCCCGAGGTGCTGGCCCTGTTTTCCACCACGGACAGGGAGGGGTCGTGCTGCCAGGTACCGGCGGATGGGGGGCGAGCCCGCATTCTACTCGGGGTCCGGCCCTGTGATGGCCGCAGCGTAGAGTTGAACAACATGGTGTACCGGGAGGATCCCTATTACCAGGCCGCTCGCTCCAAGACGATCCTCGTTGGCCTGAGCTGCCGCACCAGGAGCACCACCTGTTTCTGCACCTGGACCGGGGGCTCCCCCCTGGGTACCGATGGGCTCGATATCCTCCTGACCGAACTGGATCATGGCATTGTCCTGGAAACGCTGACCCGGCGGGGCGAGGAACTGCTGGCCGGGGCCGGGTTGCCGGCGGCCGGTGATGACGAGAGGGAGAGGCTCGAGCAGCTCCGCAGGCAGGAGGCCGGCCTTGGCGGGGCGGTGGAGAATCCGGCGGCAGTGCTTGGGGAAAAACCGCTCATGGCCCTCTACGAGGCCCCGTTCTGGGACCAGGTTGCCCAGCCGTGCCTGAACTGCGGTATCTGCACCTTTCTCTGTCCCACCTGCTACTGTTTTGATATCCAGGACGAGGTGATGCACGGAAGCGGACACCGTATCCGGTACTGGGATTCCTGCATGTTTCCGCTCTTTACTCTCCATGCCTCGGGCCATAATCCGCGCGGGCAGAAGGTGCAGCGGGTACGCAACCGTTTTCTGCACAAACTCAAGTACTTCCCGGACCGGTTCGGGCCACTTTCCTGCGTAGGCTGCGGTCGGTGTATCCGCGAGTGTCCGGTGAATATCGATATCCGCGGGGTCCTGCGTGACCTCCTGGCAGTGGAGTAG
- a CDS encoding 4Fe-4S dicluster domain-containing protein gives MSQLNETITRALRERAGDLLAAGTVDAFVGFTTGTVPMVMRPLVARTPEEARQFVWNSFCVLNPANFLPELVQTLSGEGQVRVGVVATGCWSRNMVVQIQENRLRREQIHIVGIASRGMVLPRRVRALFAGREITRVEEKEHELVVSGPGFSETVSRWSVVRDNCRTCSHPNPVLFDEMLTSHSTRNPVADRFDQIEEIERMTPEERYQWFQGEVATCIRCYACRNACPLCYCPTCFVDESRPQWVGKSLDPVDVSLFHILRAYHCAGRCTDCGACEAACPMGIRMRLFTRKLEKDVLALFGTEAGMDPGQPQPLATYGLDDPQDFMLRG, from the coding sequence GTGAGTCAGCTAAACGAAACCATTACCCGCGCTCTCAGGGAGCGGGCCGGGGATCTGCTGGCAGCGGGTACGGTGGATGCCTTTGTCGGCTTTACCACCGGCACAGTGCCCATGGTCATGCGGCCCCTGGTCGCCCGCACTCCCGAAGAGGCCAGGCAGTTTGTCTGGAACTCCTTCTGTGTTCTCAATCCGGCCAACTTTCTGCCCGAACTGGTTCAGACCCTGTCCGGGGAAGGCCAGGTGCGGGTCGGGGTCGTGGCCACGGGCTGCTGGTCCCGCAACATGGTGGTTCAGATCCAGGAAAACCGGCTCCGCCGGGAGCAGATCCATATCGTCGGCATAGCCAGCCGCGGCATGGTCCTGCCCCGCAGGGTTCGGGCTCTCTTTGCTGGCCGGGAGATCACCCGGGTGGAGGAAAAGGAGCACGAGCTCGTGGTCAGTGGTCCAGGTTTTTCCGAAACAGTCAGCCGCTGGAGCGTGGTGAGGGACAACTGCCGGACCTGTTCCCACCCGAATCCGGTTCTCTTTGATGAGATGCTCACATCGCATTCCACAAGGAACCCGGTGGCCGACAGATTTGACCAGATCGAGGAGATAGAGCGCATGACACCGGAGGAGCGTTACCAGTGGTTTCAGGGCGAAGTCGCAACCTGTATCCGCTGTTACGCCTGCCGCAACGCCTGTCCGCTGTGCTATTGCCCCACCTGTTTTGTGGACGAATCCCGGCCGCAATGGGTGGGAAAAAGCCTGGACCCGGTGGATGTTTCGCTGTTTCATATCCTGCGCGCCTACCATTGTGCGGGTCGCTGTACCGACTGTGGCGCCTGCGAGGCGGCCTGCCCCATGGGAATCCGCATGCGGCTTTTTACCCGCAAACTGGAAAAGGATGTACTGGCCCTGTTTGGTACCGAGGCGGGAATGGATCCCGGCCAGCCCCAGCCTCTGGCCACCTATGGCCTGGATGATCCGCAGGATTTCATGTTGAGAGGGTGA
- a CDS encoding TIGR00153 family protein, with amino-acid sequence MKSLIGDLFGKSPFGPIVEHSKKVHECVELLWPLLEALIQEDYDTIHRLHSKMSRLEHEADLIKHDIRSFISQRYFLPVDRSDLVNFLARQEKIADLAEDFAVVLTLRRTTVHVEIQDLFLCYLNQVFQVSGTLLTAAVEFKNLAETAFGGAEARSILKLIENLGEEEWKTDKMSRKLSRAIYSLEGREDILNILFYEKMVIMLGSIANQAENAGDYLRVMIEKR; translated from the coding sequence ATGAAAAGCTTGATCGGTGATCTTTTTGGCAAGTCGCCTTTTGGACCCATTGTCGAACACAGCAAGAAGGTGCATGAGTGCGTGGAACTGCTGTGGCCCCTGCTCGAGGCCCTTATCCAGGAGGATTATGACACCATTCACAGGCTCCACTCGAAGATGTCGCGCCTGGAACACGAGGCGGATCTCATCAAACATGATATCCGCAGCTTCATCTCCCAGCGCTATTTTCTGCCTGTGGATCGTTCCGACCTGGTCAACTTCCTGGCCCGGCAGGAGAAGATTGCTGACCTGGCCGAGGATTTCGCCGTGGTGCTTACCTTGCGTCGAACCACGGTCCATGTGGAAATACAGGATCTCTTTCTCTGTTATCTCAACCAGGTCTTCCAGGTGAGCGGGACTCTGCTGACCGCGGCCGTGGAGTTCAAGAATCTTGCCGAAACAGCCTTTGGCGGGGCCGAGGCACGGTCCATTCTCAAGCTCATCGAGAATCTGGGCGAGGAGGAGTGGAAGACCGACAAAATGTCCCGCAAGTTGTCGCGGGCCATCTATTCCCTGGAGGGCAGAGAAGATATTCTCAATATTCTTTTTTATGAAAAGATGGTGATCATGCTTGGCTCCATTGCCAATCAGGCGGAAAATGCCGGTGATTACCTGCGGGTGATGATTGAAAAACGGTAG
- the mpl gene encoding UDP-N-acetylmuramate:L-alanyl-gamma-D-glutamyl-meso-diaminopimelate ligase, with the protein MKEARLDPALNHVPDHVEHIHIMGICGTGMAALAGMLQERGFRVTGSDQNVYPPMSDFLAARAIPVMEGYGRENLEVRPDLVVVGNVIRAVFEEALALAELGIPYVSMPQALGHFFLGHATPLVVAGTHGKTTTSSLLATTLFRAGAAPGFMIGGIVEAFGSNYHLGEGEYFVVEGDEYDTAFFDKGSKFLHYRPRGAILTSIEFDHADIFADLAAIKSSFVRFVSLIPEDGVLVAHGDDPVVLEIAGQCRGTVLTYGFGPDNDWQVERFRADGLSSHFRLARQGQGTDYVLPMPGRHNVLNATAVAALMDHLGFGTQEIRSGLASFEGVRRRQQIRGEVDGITVLDDFAHHPTAVRETVDALARAWPDRRLVVVFEPRTNSSRRSVFQEAYATSFTPADLVFVREHIPLQGVPVDEQFSSARLVQDLCRQGLRARCFPDTGAIIEALVRDCRSGDVVAILSNGGFDGIHQRLLRALREDRG; encoded by the coding sequence GTGAAAGAGGCCAGGCTCGATCCGGCCCTCAATCATGTGCCGGACCATGTGGAGCATATACATATCATGGGGATCTGTGGCACCGGCATGGCGGCGCTGGCAGGCATGCTCCAGGAACGCGGTTTCCGGGTCACCGGTTCGGACCAGAACGTCTATCCGCCCATGTCCGACTTCCTGGCCGCCAGGGCGATTCCGGTCATGGAAGGGTATGGCCGCGAAAACCTGGAGGTGCGTCCGGATCTGGTGGTAGTCGGCAACGTGATCCGGGCGGTTTTCGAAGAGGCCCTGGCCCTCGCCGAGCTGGGGATTCCCTATGTCTCCATGCCCCAGGCCCTTGGCCATTTCTTTCTCGGCCATGCTACACCGCTGGTGGTTGCCGGGACCCACGGCAAGACCACCACCTCTTCCCTGCTGGCCACCACCCTGTTCCGGGCCGGGGCCGCTCCGGGGTTCATGATCGGCGGCATTGTTGAGGCCTTTGGCAGCAACTACCACCTGGGTGAGGGCGAGTATTTCGTGGTTGAAGGGGACGAGTACGACACCGCCTTCTTTGACAAGGGCTCGAAGTTTCTCCACTACCGTCCCCGGGGCGCCATCCTCACCTCCATCGAGTTCGATCACGCCGATATTTTTGCCGACCTGGCGGCCATCAAGAGCTCCTTTGTCCGCTTTGTCTCCCTGATTCCTGAAGACGGCGTGCTGGTGGCCCATGGGGATGATCCGGTGGTCCTGGAGATCGCCGGACAGTGCCGGGGGACCGTGCTCACCTATGGCTTCGGTCCGGACAATGACTGGCAGGTGGAGCGGTTCCGGGCCGACGGGCTGAGCAGCCACTTCCGGCTTGCCAGGCAGGGGCAGGGAACGGACTATGTTCTGCCCATGCCGGGCCGGCACAATGTCCTCAATGCAACCGCTGTGGCCGCGCTCATGGATCATCTCGGTTTCGGAACCCAGGAGATCCGCAGCGGGCTGGCCTCGTTTGAAGGTGTGCGGCGACGGCAGCAGATCCGGGGCGAGGTCGACGGGATTACGGTGCTCGACGATTTTGCCCACCATCCCACCGCGGTGCGTGAAACCGTGGATGCCCTGGCCAGGGCCTGGCCGGACAGGCGGCTGGTGGTGGTCTTTGAGCCGCGGACCAATTCCAGTCGACGGTCGGTGTTTCAAGAGGCCTATGCCACCTCCTTTACGCCGGCCGACCTGGTGTTCGTCCGGGAGCATATCCCTCTGCAGGGGGTGCCGGTGGATGAGCAGTTTTCTTCTGCCAGGCTGGTACAGGATCTTTGTCGACAGGGTCTGCGGGCCCGCTGTTTCCCGGATACCGGGGCGATCATCGAGGCCCTGGTCCGGGACTGTCGTTCCGGTGATGTGGTGGCCATTTTGTCCAACGGCGGCTTTGACGGGATCCATCAGCGGTTGCTGCGGGCGCTGCGAGAGGACCGCGGTTGA